The Sphingobacterium bambusae genome includes a window with the following:
- a CDS encoding ROK family transcriptional regulator, translating into MDNLKSTILKHLYFNGTQSIAEVSDGIGKSIPLITRSMNELMDDGLITEVGLRASTGGRRAMNFALRTAMHGCLLAVAVDQYSVSIGAFDIENKPVTTIYKSAIELKREEEVYAILLSMIDDVLASLSERSVLAIGITLPGFVDAQTGVNNSYSPVSPLYALRDNIRKRYHLPAYIENDSSAIAIAEQYFGAAKSVEDALVINLNWGVGLGMIIQGGLFRGHSGFAGEFSHIPLADESRLCSCGKKGCLEVEASLHCAIDDIQEALANGERSYLEDIFSQEKGIQFEHLLIAYEKGDQLTIRAIKKIAHMLGKGIATLIHILNPQKIIVSGRGAAFGEALVPQILSAVQEYCIPRLARQTKLEISNMADVQILASACIAVQQLEWKKKIKNQLSDRTA; encoded by the coding sequence GTGGATAACCTAAAATCAACAATATTAAAGCATCTGTACTTTAACGGTACACAGTCTATTGCGGAGGTCAGCGATGGGATTGGGAAGAGTATTCCTCTTATCACTCGCTCGATGAACGAGCTGATGGATGATGGGCTTATTACAGAAGTAGGCTTGCGCGCTTCTACTGGCGGACGGCGAGCGATGAATTTCGCATTGCGTACAGCTATGCATGGTTGTCTGCTAGCCGTTGCGGTCGATCAGTATTCCGTTAGCATAGGCGCTTTTGATATCGAAAATAAGCCAGTCACGACGATCTACAAAAGTGCTATCGAATTGAAACGCGAGGAGGAAGTCTATGCTATTTTATTGAGCATGATTGATGATGTCTTGGCGAGTCTTTCCGAACGCTCGGTGCTCGCTATCGGTATTACGTTGCCTGGGTTTGTCGATGCACAGACGGGGGTGAATAACTCTTATAGCCCTGTTTCGCCGCTCTATGCACTTCGCGATAACATCCGTAAACGCTACCATCTTCCCGCCTACATCGAAAATGACTCTTCGGCGATTGCGATTGCAGAGCAGTATTTTGGAGCAGCCAAATCTGTTGAAGATGCGCTAGTGATTAATCTGAACTGGGGAGTAGGGTTGGGCATGATCATTCAAGGTGGTTTGTTTCGTGGTCATAGTGGTTTCGCAGGCGAGTTTAGTCATATTCCGCTCGCTGATGAAAGCAGATTATGCTCTTGCGGGAAGAAAGGCTGTTTAGAGGTGGAGGCATCTCTCCATTGTGCAATTGACGATATTCAGGAGGCCTTGGCCAATGGCGAACGCTCTTATTTGGAAGATATTTTTTCCCAAGAGAAGGGGATTCAATTCGAGCATCTACTCATTGCATATGAGAAAGGCGATCAGCTGACAATACGCGCGATCAAGAAGATTGCGCATATGCTCGGCAAGGGTATTGCTACGTTGATCCATATCTTGAACCCACAAAAGATTATCGTTAGTGGCCGAGGGGCTGCTTTTGGAGAAGCTTTGGTCCCGCAGATTCTGTCGGCAGTGCAAGAATATTGTATTCCACGCTTAGCCCGTCAAACAAAGTTGGAAATTTCCAACATGGCCGATGTGCAGATTCTTGCGTCTGCCTGTATAGCGGTACAACAATTGGAATGGAAGAAGAAGATTAAAAATCAACTGTCTGATAGGACAGCGTAA
- a CDS encoding acyltransferase family protein, with amino-acid sequence METLQAKQRYYSLDVFRGATVALMILVNNPGSWAHTFAPLKHAPWHGCTPTDLVFPFFLFAVGNAMSFVIPRLQAAGASVFWKKVIRRTVLIFAIGFFLNYWPFVQWTGDNLTWREWVNTADPDKGIRIMGVLQRIALAYGFASVLAYYLKPKNLIYISAVILLGYWSLTVFLGGDDPYSLAGWFGTDIDKQLIGPAHMYKGEGVAFDPEGLASTIPAIVQVIFGYLTGVFIARQGSVDWLWTKVPSSQEPHFKLLSGLFVTGFISLLLAWAWSLGFPINKKIWTSSYVLYTIGLAMLTIGSMIWFIEVQAVKNKLTKFFDVFGKNPLFIFVLSGLLPRFLSLFRIQDGTSEDGSIVYTSALNWYYQHICAKIPGIPEWGSLAYALSFLLLMWIIGYALDKKKIYIKV; translated from the coding sequence ATGGAGACTTTACAGGCCAAACAACGCTACTATTCATTGGATGTATTTCGCGGTGCCACCGTGGCACTCATGATACTGGTCAACAACCCTGGAAGCTGGGCGCATACCTTTGCACCGTTAAAGCATGCGCCTTGGCATGGCTGCACACCGACCGATTTGGTCTTTCCATTTTTTCTTTTTGCCGTTGGTAATGCCATGTCCTTTGTCATTCCGCGTTTACAGGCGGCCGGTGCATCCGTTTTCTGGAAAAAAGTTATTCGACGAACGGTATTGATCTTCGCCATCGGATTTTTCCTAAATTATTGGCCTTTTGTGCAATGGACAGGCGATAACCTAACTTGGCGCGAGTGGGTCAATACGGCCGATCCTGATAAAGGAATACGTATTATGGGCGTTCTGCAACGCATAGCCCTAGCCTACGGCTTTGCTTCCGTCCTAGCCTACTACCTTAAACCCAAAAATCTGATCTACATTTCCGCGGTTATTCTTCTTGGTTATTGGAGCCTAACGGTTTTTCTTGGCGGCGATGATCCCTATTCATTGGCAGGGTGGTTTGGTACCGACATCGATAAACAGCTTATCGGGCCGGCACATATGTACAAAGGTGAAGGTGTAGCCTTCGACCCCGAAGGGCTCGCTAGTACCATTCCAGCGATTGTGCAGGTCATCTTTGGCTATTTGACGGGTGTTTTCATTGCTCGACAAGGATCGGTGGACTGGCTATGGACAAAAGTACCATCCTCACAAGAGCCACATTTTAAGTTGCTCAGCGGTCTCTTTGTAACCGGATTTATCAGTTTGCTGCTCGCTTGGGCTTGGTCCTTAGGATTTCCCATCAACAAAAAGATATGGACCAGTTCTTATGTACTTTACACCATCGGGTTGGCCATGCTGACGATCGGAAGCATGATCTGGTTTATAGAGGTACAAGCTGTAAAAAATAAACTCACCAAATTCTTTGATGTTTTCGGCAAAAATCCACTTTTCATCTTCGTGCTCAGTGGGCTGCTCCCTCGATTCCTAAGCCTTTTCCGTATTCAAGACGGTACTTCCGAGGATGGATCCATCGTATACACGAGTGCGCTGAACTGGTATTATCAGCACATATGCGCAAAAATACCGGGCATTCCGGAGTGGGGCTCGCTAGCCTACGCATTAAGCTTCTTACTACTGATGTGGATTATTGGTTATGCATTAGATAAAAAGAAGATTTATATTAAAGTTTGA
- a CDS encoding glycoside hydrolase family 3 N-terminal domain-containing protein, translated as MKIKYLLIWGMTGLFLTGQAQVLPYKNSKLPITDRVDDLLGRMTVEEKVGQLSKLLGWEMYEKSGKTVRASQKLKDVVKQQHIGLLWATLRADPWTQKTLTNGLSSKEAAQATNAIQRFMLDSTRLGIPLLLSEEAPHGHMAIGATVFPTAIGQASTWNPTLIQSMASAIARETSAVGGKNGYGPVLDLARDPRWSRTEETYGEDPYLIGQMGKAMVTGFQGTKIGEADKIISTLKHFVAYAVPEGGHNGGSVSVGERALLQYFLPPFEQAVKAGAASVMTAYNSIDGVPCSANPWLLNDILRKQWGFQGFVVSDLLSISGLNGGHGTATDAVDAAQQSLNAGLDVDLSGSGYNQNLLEAVKTGRVDQQTLDRAVARVLYQKFALGLFDRPYVDEKAVDKKVGTKEHLDLARKVAREAVVLLKNDNQLLPLSKSLKRIAVIGPNADNMYNQLGDYTAPQPEEKVKTVLAGIRAAVSKNTQVDYVKGCAIRDTTASDIAVAVRAASEADVTVLVLGGSSARDFKTSYQATGAANVDSGASTLSDMESGEGFDRASLDLLGDQLKLLQALQATGKPLVLVTIMGRPLNLNWAAAHVPAIVNAWYPGQEGGLAIADVLFGDYNPAGRLPISIARYVGQLPVHYNHTKPKHHDYVESDAKPLYAFGYGLSYTSFTYSNLRVALAEQVDDFACTVRVDVKNTGNRDGEEVVQLYAIDEVSSVVTPVKQLKKFTRQAIKQGETKELSFVLTKEDLKLWGLDKQWKTEKGKFTLLLGGSSDDAKLTGEFVLAKDYAF; from the coding sequence ATGAAGATAAAGTACTTATTGATATGGGGGATGACCGGTTTATTCTTGACAGGGCAGGCACAGGTGCTGCCCTACAAGAATAGTAAGCTACCGATTACAGATCGGGTTGATGATTTGCTCGGCCGTATGACGGTGGAAGAAAAAGTGGGGCAGCTCTCCAAGTTATTGGGTTGGGAGATGTACGAGAAATCAGGGAAAACCGTTCGGGCCAGCCAAAAACTGAAGGATGTTGTCAAGCAGCAGCATATCGGTTTGCTGTGGGCCACACTGCGCGCGGATCCTTGGACCCAGAAGACCTTGACCAATGGATTGAGTTCCAAGGAAGCGGCGCAAGCGACCAATGCTATTCAACGTTTTATGCTGGATAGTACGCGTTTAGGAATTCCATTGCTGCTATCCGAAGAAGCACCACATGGACACATGGCTATCGGAGCAACGGTTTTTCCAACGGCTATTGGGCAGGCCAGTACTTGGAATCCGACCTTGATCCAATCGATGGCCAGTGCTATTGCACGTGAAACATCCGCCGTAGGCGGTAAGAACGGTTATGGGCCTGTGCTGGATCTAGCACGCGACCCGCGTTGGTCACGAACGGAGGAGACTTATGGAGAGGATCCCTATCTGATAGGACAAATGGGAAAGGCTATGGTTACCGGTTTTCAGGGAACAAAGATTGGGGAGGCAGACAAGATTATTTCCACCTTGAAGCATTTCGTGGCCTATGCTGTTCCCGAAGGAGGACACAATGGTGGTAGTGTGAGCGTTGGCGAGCGTGCGCTGTTGCAGTACTTTCTGCCTCCTTTTGAACAGGCGGTGAAAGCTGGAGCAGCATCGGTGATGACAGCTTACAATTCTATTGATGGCGTTCCTTGTTCGGCTAATCCTTGGCTGTTGAATGATATCCTGCGTAAACAGTGGGGATTTCAAGGTTTTGTGGTTTCCGATTTGTTGAGTATTTCGGGTCTTAATGGAGGACATGGCACCGCAACCGATGCGGTGGATGCGGCGCAACAAAGCCTAAACGCAGGCCTTGATGTGGATCTAAGCGGATCTGGCTACAACCAGAACCTGTTGGAGGCGGTGAAAACGGGTCGTGTAGATCAACAGACGTTGGATCGCGCGGTGGCACGCGTGCTTTATCAAAAATTTGCCTTAGGTCTTTTTGATCGGCCGTATGTGGATGAAAAGGCTGTCGATAAGAAGGTAGGGACGAAGGAGCACCTGGACCTTGCTCGCAAGGTGGCTCGCGAGGCGGTCGTATTATTGAAGAACGACAACCAGCTGTTGCCGTTGAGCAAATCGCTGAAGCGGATTGCCGTAATTGGGCCGAATGCTGATAATATGTACAATCAATTGGGCGATTACACTGCGCCGCAGCCGGAAGAAAAAGTGAAAACGGTGCTTGCCGGAATTCGTGCTGCTGTGTCTAAAAATACCCAAGTGGATTACGTGAAAGGCTGTGCGATTCGGGATACCACTGCTTCTGATATCGCAGTTGCCGTTCGGGCGGCCTCCGAAGCGGATGTGACCGTACTCGTTTTAGGGGGATCCAGTGCTCGAGATTTTAAGACATCTTATCAAGCTACCGGAGCAGCCAACGTGGATAGTGGAGCTAGTACGCTTAGCGATATGGAAAGCGGCGAAGGATTTGACCGCGCAAGTTTGGATCTTTTGGGCGACCAATTGAAATTATTACAGGCTTTGCAGGCTACCGGTAAACCGTTGGTTTTAGTTACTATTATGGGGCGACCATTGAACCTCAACTGGGCAGCGGCACATGTGCCTGCTATCGTGAACGCTTGGTATCCCGGTCAGGAAGGTGGTTTGGCGATTGCTGATGTGCTATTTGGCGACTATAACCCTGCGGGAAGATTGCCTATCTCCATTGCTCGTTATGTAGGTCAGCTTCCTGTGCACTATAACCATACAAAGCCAAAACACCACGATTACGTGGAGTCTGATGCAAAGCCGCTCTACGCTTTTGGTTATGGCTTAAGTTACACCAGCTTTACCTATAGCAACCTTCGGGTAGCGCTTGCAGAGCAGGTCGATGATTTTGCCTGCACAGTGCGTGTGGATGTGAAGAACACGGGAAACCGCGATGGTGAAGAGGTGGTGCAGCTGTATGCGATCGATGAGGTGAGCAGCGTCGTGACGCCGGTGAAACAACTGAAGAAATTTACACGGCAGGCGATTAAGCAAGGTGAAACGAAAGAATTATCTTTTGTGCTTACTAAAGAAGACCTCAAGTTATGGGGGCTGGACAAACAATGGAAAACCGAAAAAGGTAAATTCACGTTGTTGCTTGGCGGTTCTTCGGATGATGCCAAGCTAACTGGAGAGTTTGTATTGGCTAAGGACTACGCTTTTTAG
- a CDS encoding GH92 family glycosyl hydrolase, giving the protein MIVVKSFVKKLAFFGAPFLAVAACGVNADLPTSESLTQYVDPYIGTGGHGHVFVGANVPYGAVQLGPSNISTGWDWVSGYHISDSTIMGFSHQHLSGTGIGDLGDIVFLPFTGDVRFDRGTAADESTGAYSLFKRETETVRPGFYAVHLDRFNVDAELTATARVGFHKYTFPKAETPKVLINLDAGIGWEGEKEGHIVLENDSVVSGYRYSMGWAKNQKIYFTATFSQPVVKIRLADSTAVQAGDSIRVKRAYGELTFAKNEGEQLLLVKVAVSPVSVANAKLNMQEELAGWDFDATRKAADQAWNEELAKVKVETQDSVARKIFYTALYHTMIAPSLFNDVNGDYMGSDFKPHRLASGNNYTTFSLWDTYRAAHPLMSIIHRDRLPDMVNTMLRIYQEQGKLPVWHLVGNETDCMVGNPGIIVVADAYLKGVEGFDKDLAYEAMKASAMKDDRGLDSYKKYGFVPYDKEKVESVAKGLEFAIADWSLAQVAKLRGAEEDYRYFSERSQAYKHYFDKDIQFLRGKDSQGNFRPGKFDPFHSAHLANDYTEGNAWQYTWLVPHDVNGFIGLFGSEERFINKLDSLFVVEGDLGEEASPDISGLIGQYAHGNEPSHHVIYMYPFAGQPWKAADRVRQTLATLYTDKVDGLSGNEDVGQMSAWYVLSAIGFYQVSPAGGPFIFGSPLFDKVTLALDAGKSLTIIAHNNSKEAKYIQSVKLNGQPYEKSYISYADLMQGGSLEFEMGTSPSSTFGVAKEARPTSIQ; this is encoded by the coding sequence ATGATCGTAGTAAAAAGTTTCGTGAAGAAACTCGCTTTTTTCGGAGCGCCGTTCCTTGCCGTGGCGGCGTGCGGCGTTAACGCCGATCTTCCAACATCGGAGAGCTTAACACAGTATGTTGACCCATACATCGGCACCGGCGGACATGGCCACGTTTTTGTTGGCGCAAACGTGCCTTATGGCGCTGTGCAGCTTGGGCCATCTAATATTTCTACCGGTTGGGACTGGGTGTCGGGTTACCATATTTCCGATTCTACTATTATGGGATTCTCGCACCAACATTTGAGTGGTACCGGTATTGGCGATTTAGGCGATATCGTATTCTTACCCTTCACCGGCGATGTACGTTTCGATCGCGGCACTGCTGCTGACGAAAGCACGGGCGCTTACTCTCTTTTTAAACGAGAAACGGAAACTGTGCGTCCAGGTTTTTACGCCGTACACTTGGATCGCTTCAATGTGGATGCCGAACTCACGGCTACTGCTCGCGTGGGCTTTCATAAATACACCTTTCCCAAAGCGGAAACACCTAAAGTGTTGATCAATTTGGATGCAGGTATTGGTTGGGAAGGAGAGAAGGAAGGACATATTGTTTTGGAGAACGACTCGGTAGTCTCGGGATACCGCTACTCAATGGGTTGGGCAAAAAACCAAAAGATCTATTTCACAGCCACCTTTTCGCAACCGGTTGTCAAGATTCGTTTAGCCGATAGCACGGCTGTGCAGGCTGGCGATAGCATCCGTGTAAAACGTGCCTATGGGGAGCTAACTTTCGCTAAAAATGAAGGCGAGCAGCTGCTCTTGGTGAAAGTGGCGGTATCACCGGTTAGCGTAGCCAACGCTAAATTAAATATGCAGGAAGAGCTTGCCGGCTGGGACTTTGATGCTACGCGAAAAGCTGCTGACCAAGCCTGGAATGAAGAACTTGCAAAGGTAAAGGTGGAAACTCAGGATAGCGTTGCGCGCAAGATTTTCTATACCGCACTGTATCATACGATGATTGCACCATCGCTCTTCAATGATGTCAATGGTGATTATATGGGCTCAGATTTCAAGCCGCATCGCTTGGCATCTGGAAACAATTATACGACATTTTCATTGTGGGATACGTATCGCGCAGCACACCCATTGATGAGTATTATTCATCGCGACCGTTTGCCAGATATGGTGAATACGATGTTACGCATTTATCAAGAACAAGGCAAATTGCCGGTGTGGCACTTGGTTGGTAACGAGACCGATTGTATGGTCGGTAATCCGGGGATTATTGTGGTTGCGGATGCTTATTTAAAAGGTGTAGAAGGTTTTGACAAAGATTTGGCTTACGAAGCAATGAAGGCCTCGGCGATGAAAGATGACCGTGGACTGGACTCGTACAAGAAATACGGTTTTGTGCCCTATGATAAGGAAAAGGTAGAGTCGGTAGCTAAAGGATTGGAATTTGCCATTGCCGATTGGAGCCTAGCGCAGGTAGCCAAGTTGCGTGGTGCAGAAGAGGACTACCGTTACTTTAGTGAAAGAAGTCAAGCTTACAAACATTATTTCGATAAAGATATTCAATTTTTGCGTGGGAAGGATTCGCAGGGTAACTTTAGACCAGGCAAATTTGATCCCTTTCATTCCGCGCACTTGGCTAATGACTATACCGAAGGAAATGCTTGGCAATATACCTGGTTGGTGCCGCATGATGTGAATGGTTTTATAGGCCTTTTCGGTAGCGAAGAGCGGTTTATCAATAAATTGGATTCTCTTTTTGTGGTAGAGGGCGATTTGGGCGAGGAAGCATCTCCTGATATCAGTGGTTTGATTGGACAGTATGCGCATGGTAATGAACCTAGCCATCATGTGATCTACATGTATCCTTTTGCTGGACAACCTTGGAAAGCAGCGGATCGGGTGCGTCAAACATTGGCCACCTTATATACCGACAAGGTTGATGGGTTATCGGGTAACGAAGATGTTGGGCAAATGTCTGCATGGTATGTGCTATCGGCTATAGGTTTTTACCAAGTGTCGCCAGCCGGTGGGCCATTTATCTTTGGTAGCCCGCTTTTTGATAAGGTTACGCTGGCTTTGGATGCCGGAAAATCATTGACGATCATTGCGCACAACAACAGCAAAGAAGCTAAGTATATACAGTCTGTGAAGTTAAATGGGCAGCCTTACGAGAAATCTTACATCAGCTATGCTGATTTGATGCAAGGTGGATCATTGGAGTTTGAGATGGGCACATCACCTTCATCTACTTTTGGTGTGGCAAAAGAGGCTAGGCCAACATCGATACAGTAG
- a CDS encoding alpha-L-fucosidase, translating into MKNRYRKRSGIMVAIFLLSSLSLWAQSSRTAWFEEARYGMFIHWGLYSAAEGLWKGEKLRYGNNYAEWIRYRNRISKEEYGELAKRFVWDKINPEEWVIAAKKSGMKYIIMTSKHHDGVALWDTQVGDYSLTKLSGSNRDIIKELADACRKHGLKLGFYYSHWIDWEHPYAWDHNQELTGHVTDAQFDQYWQEKAIPQLRELLTNYGDIAVMWFDMWIPYQNTIFKKEQLEQAASLIRELQPNCLINSRLGLPKDSKFVDFETLGDNQFGSSYTEHPWETPGTIAHSWGYNGQEHEWKSTGQLFESLIGNVALNGDFTLNIGPRADGSLPYESISRLNDLGAWLKQYGEAIYGNTGLRLAANQHDWGKLTRKTVENIVYLHVFNWPLDRILRVTGINSMPKKVELLSNNQTQTLPFEQQGPLLHITLPDRQADHFVSVLRVEYPSIDLDANVVAESTFGGFGLTGINAKETNKLSHARYDGKRPAHVKTSEAAISWDVYFPEAGTYRVDLSSHNPNEENISITVALGKQQLDAVVKPSGKIVAEPNEKNYTDEFVDQALGEMIVDKPGKYTLKFQSQSHKALWLNHIWIIKK; encoded by the coding sequence ATGAAAAATCGTTACAGGAAGCGTTCTGGCATTATGGTTGCCATTTTTTTACTATCAAGCCTCAGTTTATGGGCGCAAAGCAGCCGAACGGCTTGGTTCGAGGAAGCACGCTATGGCATGTTTATACATTGGGGGCTTTACAGCGCGGCTGAAGGACTATGGAAGGGAGAAAAGTTGCGCTATGGCAACAATTATGCAGAATGGATCCGCTACAGAAATCGCATTTCTAAAGAGGAATATGGCGAGCTAGCAAAACGCTTCGTATGGGATAAGATCAATCCGGAAGAATGGGTCATTGCCGCAAAAAAATCGGGCATGAAATATATCATCATGACCTCCAAACACCATGACGGCGTTGCCCTGTGGGATACACAGGTAGGCGACTACTCTCTCACAAAGCTATCGGGCAGCAACCGCGATATCATCAAAGAACTTGCGGACGCCTGCCGTAAACACGGATTGAAACTGGGCTTCTATTACTCGCATTGGATAGACTGGGAACATCCCTACGCTTGGGACCATAACCAAGAACTGACAGGCCATGTGACCGATGCCCAATTCGATCAGTATTGGCAGGAAAAAGCTATTCCGCAATTGCGCGAACTATTGACGAACTATGGCGATATTGCAGTGATGTGGTTCGACATGTGGATACCTTATCAAAATACGATATTCAAGAAAGAACAATTGGAGCAGGCAGCTTCCTTGATTCGCGAATTACAACCCAATTGCTTAATCAACTCCCGCTTAGGCTTGCCAAAGGATAGCAAATTTGTCGACTTTGAAACCTTGGGCGATAACCAATTTGGATCCAGCTATACCGAACACCCTTGGGAAACACCGGGCACCATTGCCCATTCTTGGGGATACAATGGGCAGGAGCACGAATGGAAATCTACAGGTCAGCTTTTCGAATCGCTCATAGGTAATGTCGCATTGAACGGTGATTTCACCCTAAACATCGGCCCGCGCGCCGACGGTTCTCTTCCTTACGAAAGCATCTCACGCTTGAACGACCTCGGTGCCTGGCTAAAGCAATATGGTGAGGCGATATATGGGAATACAGGGCTGAGGCTCGCTGCCAATCAACACGATTGGGGAAAGCTAACACGCAAGACGGTAGAAAACATTGTCTACCTTCATGTTTTTAACTGGCCCTTAGATCGCATCCTGCGTGTCACCGGGATCAACAGTATGCCGAAGAAAGTTGAGCTTTTGTCGAACAACCAAACGCAGACTTTGCCTTTCGAACAACAGGGACCTCTGCTACATATTACACTGCCCGACAGACAGGCAGATCACTTTGTTTCTGTTTTGCGGGTGGAATATCCATCCATTGATCTTGACGCTAATGTCGTTGCCGAATCTACTTTCGGTGGTTTTGGATTGACCGGAATCAACGCCAAAGAAACAAATAAGCTGAGCCATGCCCGCTATGATGGAAAACGCCCAGCCCACGTTAAAACAAGCGAAGCGGCAATCAGCTGGGACGTCTACTTTCCAGAAGCGGGTACCTACCGCGTAGACTTATCCTCACACAACCCCAATGAAGAAAATATCAGCATCACTGTGGCCTTAGGAAAACAACAGTTGGATGCCGTCGTCAAACCGAGCGGCAAGATTGTTGCCGAGCCCAATGAAAAGAACTATACCGACGAGTTTGTTGACCAAGCGCTCGGCGAGATGATCGTCGACAAACCAGGTAAATACACCCTAAAGTTTCAATCGCAAAGCCACAAAGCACTTTGGTTGAACCATATTTGGATCATCAAAAAATAG